ACATTGGTAGTATGGCTTTTTCTTGGACCTGATTGTTCAACAAGGGACTGGATGTTTTACTTGAATTGCACTATTACAGTTACTCAAGTGTCTTTACATTAGATTTTTGTTCTCTGACCTTCCTGTTCTGTACTAGTTACTTTGTCTTCAACTTGTAAATGCtgaaacttgatttttgatgcCCCTATAACAAAGATGTTCTCCTTCATatcaaaaatgacaaaattcaaatgaaaatgcaaaaaaatacaTTGTCTTTTCTTCCTCTGTGGCATGTCAAGCCTTCAAGCAATAGCTAGtttttaaccaatttggtcatgaatttttttttttttttttgggcaggTGGATATACCATCATTACTTTGCAATGGCAATGGCACTTATAAGTCTTACTTGGGAGATAGAAAGAGGGCCAGATTGTGCTCAGAAGCAGGTACTAATACATACACTTAGAGAATAAAACATGCATTTACTTCTCCAGTCTAGGAAAAAAATCACTTGCTTTAATTccattttagggttttctttcttctttttttttttttttaaatagagaTTGGTAATGACAATATGCTTGCAGAAAGGAGTCCTACTGTACTTGAAATGGGCAATCATGCAAGGAATTGCCATGCTTCTTCAGAATAGATATCAACGACAAAGATTGTATACTCGTATTGCTTTGGGCAAGGTATAAGAGAATGCCATAATTGTCCTTTTGTGTatgtttttgttcttttctctaTATCTTGTGGATGTAAATCTCTAAGAAAAATTATGTTGCCTAAAATAATTGGGAATTTTTATGTAATTTCATTTCGTTTAAACAACTTTGTAGTAACTTATGCAAAGAACTAAATAGTGTATGAGTCGCTGGTCCAAAGTTATTGTGGTTCTGGGTGAATGTTATATTTGAAATTTGCTGGAGTTGTTGCATTTACTTGTAGGCTGGCAGAATGGACGTAGTGTGGGGTGAAACTGCTGGAGTGGAGGGTCAGTTATGGCTGCTATGCCCGATACTGTTCATCTTGCAGGTAATTTACTTTGGTCAACGCAGATGATTTTTATATTCTAGATCACACCCTGATGTAGAATTAGGTTGGACAAGACATATGTAAGCTTTCACACTTTATAATTGATTATTGGGCCATGTTACTTACATTGTTGAACTCAACTAGGTCTTCTATTGTGTTTATCTTTGATAATTACCACTTTTCAGTGGCAATGTTGTTCAACCTTTTAGGCTCTCCTTAGAACTTTTTCAACAGGATGGTGCATGTATATCACATTTTTTTTGAAGGAGATGCTTGCAATAATCAAAGTCTATTGGCCCTTTGTTAGGTTTAGGTTAATGGACTTCAAGTGCTGAAGGGCTGAAAAATGCATAAAGTCACGTGACATTTCATAGTTATGAACATTTCTGAGTTGCTTATATTATTTTGTGGTAACTTTGGGTGAACATGAATATGCCTGTTCTCCTTTCATGCCCAATGGAACCATAAGAGGATTGAATGTCTGATATCAGAAAGTGTAGCAGGAACAAATTAAGACATGTTAGTTCGGTGCAACCCTGTTGGATTGGATGTAATTGATTTATGGCTTACTAGGGATGACTTGCATCTGTACAAGTTTAATCTTCTGTACTCTGCATCACTGGGTGAAGAACAATATTGTTACTTAAATCTCTTAAGAAGAAATCTTTTACTCTTGGCTTCAGGGTTTTGAAGCATATGTTGGACTACTGTTGCTTAAAACTGCGTTTCTTGGTGTTATATCTGAGTGGCAGGTAGGTCTATTTGTACATCATTAAGTGGTTCTGCaatgcttttttctttttacgtTGCCTCAAAATATGGATTAATCACATGTGCAATGGCAGGTGATCAcctgtgggatcctcttgataATCATGGCAGTTGGGAACTTTGCCAACACAGTGCAAACACTTGTAACCAAATCTCGGGTTAAAGCTAAAATGAAGAAAGGCAAAAGCAAGCAAGAATTGGATCAGGGATCTGGTAAGCATCAATGAGTAGGAAAACTCGGTTCCTACTTGAGTTAGGACTACAATCACTGGAGGAGGACTTGACCTGATCTGGTGTTTTTACATTGTGGCCCTCAGATGTTACGTGAGTAGGTTTCTGATGATATATCTGACTTTGACCTCGGATTATGGAAATTGGAGTAGAATATTCAGTCATGAGATGTGTACCAAAACTCAAATCCTGTTCATGCGGAATGTTCTTGTGCATTTTAGTGGTTGGTCTAGGAAGTCCTGCTGCATTAAAAGTGTACTTTTGATTGATTGCTTCCAGCAAAAGGCTCTCCAGAAGTTTTGTTTGCCTGAGTGTTCACAATTCGATTTCTGTACTTTTCAAAAACCTTTAATGCATCTTACTGTTCATATTAACCTTGGATGTAGCTATGGACCTATGgtttattttctctcttttttgtttttcatctaATCAAATATGCAACTATTTTGATTGGTTGCTAAGCAGCTCCCAAAAAGCAATGGATGTATAAAAATGGTTGTGGAGCTCATAAGTTTGGAAATGTCAATTCTTGTTTCTGATTAAATGTCTTTCTGAAGAAACGTGAGAAGTAAAATCGAGTTGTATGTTTTTTGTCATGTTTTGTATGAGATCATTAGTTGAGAAGAAGTGGGTGTGATGTTTCTGATGTAGATACAGTACTTTTGTCCTGCCACCTTTTAACTTGTTCAGAAAATGTTTATTGGATAAATTTTTTGTGATACCTTACGAGTATTAACCTCGCTAGGGGTGGCAATGGGACGGGGGATCCTTCCCCGTCCCCGCCCCGTTGTCAAATAACTCCCCCCATCCCCCGTCCCTTGCCCCGCCCCACCCCGTTTCCCCCGCGGTCCCAAGTGTTGCCTGATTCTCGTAGTAGTGGAAAAACATTCTCTTAGTATCTAACCTTGCTTTGCTTCAGATGCTCTCAGAATAGCAATACTTTACCCTTTCTAGCAATACTTCACCTCAATTTCTTCAACTCTCGCGCTTCTTCTGAAGCTCTCAAATGCTCTTCTCATTCTAAGTATGGCTGATGAAGGTCTATGAACATCACCAACGATCAGTCAGCTCTCATTGtcacatcaacaaccaaatgaGTGCCCATTTTTGGCGCCTTTTCTCTTAACCGAAATTAGCAATTCATTTTGCATCCAAATTCCAGTTAAGTTAGTTAATCCTATGTATTACTTATTTCACTAATTATTTCATCCCATTATTAGAATATATTACTTCAATAGCAGGGATATTTCTGTCAATTCAACGTccatgatatcatatttggggCTCAATAATCTAACAGGGAGGTAGACGGGAATTTCGAAACTTCAGGGGAGGTCATTGAGACTGTCAGAAACTTCccgaggtttctgaaattatcccatctACGATTGCCCGGAAAGCTAGAGACATGTATATTTAAGGATTGAGGAAAATTTCCATGGGGTCCAGCCGTTTTTTGTGCGTGACGAAATTTCTGCGGTATATCAGAGACAGAACGGTCAAATCAAATTTGCCAGCTAATGTTTTCTCACTACTACGAGATTCGGGCATTAGCCCCACAGTTAATTTGCCTATTCGATGTAACAGGGAGTACCAATTATTCAATACTAGTTGAAAAAAAGTAGTTGAAAAAGagaacaagtttttttttttttttgtcaacccAAGGAGTATCCCAACTTTGCCAGACTAATCTCCTTGAACATGAGATATCTCGCCCCCCAAGAGCACCCAAACGATATGTGAAACCAGACTCGAATCGCGCCCCACGAGGAATACCCCTGAGGATTCACCGGCTGAACTGACCTCGAGGGGCGAGAACAAGTACTTACTCTGTCCATCtcgtcatttaatttttttagaaaataatttatattaatttaattttctagTTAACACGTTCATCTAAActttaatataaaatttacccaaaaaaagtCTCATGCCTAGACATTAAAAAACAAAgagtataaaaaaatatatatattaacaagaatccaaaatcaatgaaaattgTACTAAACATTTCCAATTCTAATATATTCTACACTACTTAaacttttttccaagaaaataaaattatgatctctacaaatgaatcttataaacaaattataatttctcatatttcaactaCAATTTGCCTAATGAAATTACTTAgctttaaaataatattttttattagttagctttaaaaataatattttctatatgtatataaaaattttaaattttaaatatatatattgtgtGTGTGCGGAACAGATCAGATACCAACCAATTTCTAAACCTCTGACCCTAATCCACCCCACATTTAAGTTGGTATCAACTCTTTTGATCCTGTAAAATATGCGGATCAGGTACCATAATCTTCACAGCACATCAAAACAGATATCGCGGGTTAACATGTCAACAGTGTTTTCTGCCCACTCCtaattgaggaaaagaaaaataagaaaaattgaggaaaactcaaaagtagTCCTCTGAATCCTCCTTTAAAGacgaagccaaaaaaaaaaatctgaaaaattgtAGAACTGTCATCTGAATTCTACTACATGTCAAGCAGAATGACCAAGAAAGGTATATGTGACAAGCAGACATTAGGTATACATGATCATGAAAAATGGTCAATACGATGCCCATTCTGCAGCAGCATGCGCCATCTTGGGAGGGCTCCGGAAAACAAGTGCATTTGAACGGAAGTGGAGCTTCTCCAGGAGTCTCTTAATCAGCTCACCAACAGCACGAGAAATTCCTGAAAAATGGTCAATATGATGCCCATTCTGCAGCAGTAGGCATCATCTTGGAAAGGCCCTGGAAAACAGGTGAATTTGACTGGAAATGGAGCTTCTCTAGGAGACTCTTGATCAGCTGACCAACAGCATAAGAAATTCCTGAGGCCATAAAGCCCAGAAGTATGTAGTATGCTATGGTTTTCACATATGATTTGGGTGGCCTTCGAACATATTCCTTCCCAGTGGCTAGCACTAGAATGCATAATAGTGAAGCTGCCGCAGCTGCAAGAAGCTTGAGTTCCCTGTTACCGCTCTTTAAAAATGAGAAGCCATAAACAATGGGAGGGATTAGACCAAATACTACAAAAGATAGTGTGACAACAATTGTATGAAGCAAAAAATTTTCTCTGCTGCCCAGTAGTTCCTTGTACCGATCCATCTGCTCTGTTACTTGCTCTTTCTTCAGGTCCCAGAGCTGTCAGTTTCAGAAGAAGTTCAAAATTAGATTCGATCTAAAAGATCAATTACAATTGGCGTGTTTTGATGGCTTAAGCCTTAAAACGCGGCTTGGACAGACAAAAACCAACAGTGATCCCCAAACTAGAGGTTGATGTGTAGAATGACTAAAAGATAGTGATCCAAGCGCAATGTGCATACTCAGCAAAAGATAAGTGTTCTAATGTTATGAATGATGTACCAGATTTCAAGGTCCATAGTAAGCAAATAAAAACACTCAGAGATTGCAGACTGGACCTGCAACAATGCAATTCACATGCTTGGGTGCAAAATGGAGCAGGTTACTAAATTAACACTTGCAACAGAAATTAATATTTGTATAGTTCTATGAATACGATCCTATAGAACTTGTTTAATGTAACACTCGCATCTAATGTCAAGATCTATTTTAATTATTATGGAAAATCCGCCACGTATTCTCATAGCTTTTTCAGGGTCTAGGCAGGAAATCAattggtaattggaatgagatCTTTTTAGTTTACTGCACAACCTTTTATGCAGCAGAGCTGTGATAAACCAACATTGAATGCTTAGTAGAAAGCAGTTGAAACTAAATCAACTCACATTGTGACCAATTAGTACGAGTCCACCAATCACATTGGCCAATGTTAGAGCTAGAATATTCACTGCAGCAAGATGTGAAACAAAAACCAATGAGAttgttcaaaagaaaacaacattTTGCAACAATATACTGTACGATAAGTACAATTCAAGGGCCATAAATCCTAAAtgacaaaggaaaaaaagggaacGTGTACAAATATAAACTAAGGAGGAATCCTTTGATGAGTAAAAGAGCAACGCATTCTTATAGTAAGGACAATATGCATAACTTCCTCTCCATGGAACTAAGAAGCAGCACAACAGTACGGAaatgttaaaaaataaaaaagagcaTGAGCACTCAACACTGTATCATCTAGACTTGGACCATTGAACTGGGATAGAGAAGATAATATTCAGATTGTTAATTCACATTTTACTGCAATGATTCTCAGTAAACAAGACGTCTCCAGGCATATTAAACACATTAAAAACTACCAAGACACGTTGCTTCAAGTAAACAATAATCAGTAAGGACAAAGACTGCTTTCTTCTTCAGTTAAAGTTAAACAgttcaatataaaaaaaatgcaaagcaAAGCAAGATATCAACTACATCTAATCTTAGTTCGAGATGaactaaagcaaataaatgtGTGGTCATAGCAGTCTGGCAAACAAATCTTGATGGTATCACCAGCCATCTATAAAACTTACGTGTGGTGGCATCACCACCAGCTGCAGATGAAACAACACCTAGGCTAGTAATTGATTCGACTAAACCACCATAAACAATGCTTCTAATTATCTCAATTTCATATGCTTGTCTAACGTCAGCTCCTGTGGATTCAGTCACAGAGATATTTGTAGTTAAATTTGCTGAGGTCACTGTTTCTTCTGAAATAGTCAAGTCTTGTTGCCTTTGCGAAGCCACTGTGCTGATGGCCTCTGATTCTACTACTATAACTGTATCCTTGCCTGCAACAGGTTGTAATATGACAGCAGTCAATTAGGAGTTTCCCTCAAGAAAGAATTAGATACCCATTGGCATGCATCACAAAAGACACAAGAAACATGCGCTTTGAGTTAGAGATGCAGATCTACAACAGCAATTGGAAAAAGTGTTGATATTTTGAAAGATCTGTAAGATTGAACTCAAGACCAAGGAAATAGAtgaaattaaacagattgcaggaTGAATGAACAACTAAGCACTCTCtgcctccccccccccccctctcctcTCCTCTTCCCTCCCTCCGTGTATGTGTGTGTACCAAAAGGAATTGTGGATTAAACACGTTCCAGACAGTAAGTTATACAAACTTGGAATTTTCAACATCCACTTACAAGTAATTCAAATCTCATGGGGAGGGAGGAAGATCTAGATGCATCAACGTGGGTGTGTGCATGCCGTCTGTATATAACTGCAAATCTTTCTTGTTCAACTTCTAATTAGAGGAAACTACAAGCTCCTTCTATTAGCAAAAAATAGTCTCAAAGGGAGAGAACCCTACAGATTTACTCTACAAGAATTTATTTGACAACCATGCCTGACTACAGTTGAAGTTTGCAATTTCACCTGAATTTAGCTCAGCTGCTACCTTCCTCAGATCTTTAGCTATAGTAGCTGGTATGTCTTGATTTAGTGAAATACCTTTCACTGACAAAACTGCAGGATCtttgttaattttgaagagtttcCCAAAATGAGTCTCCTCTTTGTTATTGCAGATGGTCTGCGGAGAATTTTCATTCAGGTAGGCTCCATCTGTCAAGGTTGTAAGGTATTCTTAATCTCCTTGAAACATAACCATCATTTAGATATCAGAATATTTTCAGAATCTTAAGCTGTGAATGTTCGTGAAACACACGTCTTTAGATTTTTAATGCTTGTAGTTGATATtaaaagcaaaatgcaataacatatactagatgcacacacacacacacatatccGCGTGTAACAAAGATGAAGGCAAACCTCAAACAAGAAACTCTACAATATCTGATCCTAAATTAACACTGTGAATGAAAACATTGTTAAATCGGTCCACGCTTCAGCACAGTTGACAAACAATTGACAAAGACATTACATCAATAAATCAGTATATGTTTATTCTAGAGACCAATATTTAAGATGTGACATCACTTAGGACCATCGTCTTATTCAATTGAACTATCTAATTCTACTGAAAGTCAAAAAGCTCCAACTATCAACTAGAGAAGCAGAAACTGACTAACAAAGAAACTATTTGCATCACAATTGCTCAGTTCAAAAGTTGCATCTTTTTCACGCGTTGACTTGTAACAAAATTATGGCCCCAATATGTGGATATTTTCTCGAGACATATCAAGTAATATATTCATTTGTCTATCCATATTTGTTTCTAAAAAATGCTAACTGAAGGGAAATTAAGGCGTTGTGTTACCTTTTGGGAAGACAAGGGAAGACTAGCAAAATACAACTGGACTAGGAGAAAGGATTGAATGTGGATTATGGCAAGACAAAAATAAACTAACTTTCAAGTGGATTATGGCAATATCTTGCAATACCATAAAGAAGTGCACTCCTTCATTTCAGGTGATTCCTAGTTTTTGCCTCTAATTTTTAAAAGAATGTACCTGCACCATTGTTTTGTGTTGACAAGTCAGGATTTTGGCCTACACGTGATTTCTCGGAAGCAGGTGAACCGCCAGGTGAAGAAATCAGAAGCTTTAGTCCATCTGGTTGATTTCCTGGTACAGGACCTTCTGGAGATAACACCCCATTCATAACTGGAATTTTGTCAGTGGGTACCTTAAACAGATCACCTTGATGATATGCTGCAACATTTACTGAAATGTTTGATGAGTTTTGCTCACTTTCAATAATTAGAGATTCTCCATTAGTAACAGGTACATTGTCGATAGGTGCCTTAGATGAGTCACTTTGATGATATGCTACACTGTGTATGGAATTGTTTGATGTGTTTGGCTGACTGCCGGTTGCTGCTTCAAAGTGGCCCCTCGATGAGTCACTTTGATGATATGCTACACTGTTTACGGAATTGTTTAATGTGTTTGGCTGACTGCCGGTTGCTGATTCAAAGTGGCCCTTTGCAGCATCTCCTGTATCCGAGGGCCAAAAAGATTAGGTGAGTAGCTTAGAAGGAAGAACAGCAATTTTTATTGCAAGGAGCATATACTGAATTCTTGTCATCATGCACAATGAAGACATTAATACCAAGAATATACCAAATATTACTGAAGATACTATGAATAATAATTACCAAACAttaccaaatcagttttttttttcaaagtattTACAAGCAAAGGAATAGATGCAGCCACATATGCATAGTGTACAAAGCAGACACATACAAAAGTCATAAAGAACCTTCTATTTCATTACCAATATAAATTGTGCCTCCTTTAGGTAGACAACATCAATTATCTAACGTAGTAGATGCACAGAAATGAGAATCTTCAACACCCAATACCAGAAACATGTATTTACCTAGTAAGATCAAATGGTCATAGAGAATTAGAACTATAGCAATGGTGCAAGTAATTTACAAGGATTTCAACGTGATAACAAAAAAGGGTTCTGTCAGTTGGAAACGAATTCATATCTCTCGTGCATAATTGCACATGAGATGACTCGCAAGTTTTTTAACTACCTTCGACTTTTCTGAGGGCTTCTTTCATAACCTTCAAATGTAAAAGTACAATTTAGTGATCATTCTTGTACCTCTGTTCTTAATTGTATTGTTACAGTTGTCTCCTGCATTCAGCACCTCTTTTCCGTTGATCAAGATTTCTTCTTTTGAAGAGGGTGAAATCTTATCTCCATCTTCCTCAGATTCAGCAACTGGGCTCCTATAAATGCTTTTCCCATGGTTGGTTGAGAGATCTTTTAGCATTGAGAAGGATTGACCATCCTGACCATTCCCATGCGATGCCAAAAGAGATGTGCTACTGTTTGTTGTCAAAGCCTCTGACCTAGAAACATTGCCTGCAGAACATTACTGCAATTAGTCCTGAAACCACAAGAACAGGACATGCTAGATCCCTTTGCAGGCAAAGAAACACAActctaagaaaaggaataacTTTAACCATATTACCTTAAAGCTTTTTCCAAAAGCACTATGAATCTTTATTTCCCTGGTTATATGATGACTAGAAAGAGGAAAACATTTGATTTCAGCTGCATTCTTGTCTATTGCTCTTCATTTAAGATGCTGGGAAAAAAAGGTGATTTGAAAGCGGTCCACTCAGCTTCTGATTTTCAGTTTCTCTAGACTTTGTAAAAagataaaaactagaaaaaaatgagtggacCAACTTATAGCTTTATTTCAAGGCTAAAATCTAAATGCTTGTCTCCAACAGCAAGCAAAAGTAGTCCCCCTCAATCCCCAGAATTCAGACCAAAATCTAAATGCTTGTCTCCAACAGCAAACAAAAATAATCCCCTCAGTCCCCAGAATTCAGACCAGAATTTGCCCATAATTCAGTGTCTACTTGGTAGCTGCTTCTAAATGAGCTTCAAGATCGAGAAAAACCTCTTACAATCTTGAAAAGTTATGCTTCATGTCAAGTTATTGGAGAAATGTATTCTTGTGACGCTGTACTTGTTCTTTCTGGCGATCTTCATTTCCTATTCTTTGTTTCCATAGAGAAGAAGATTTTAGCTTTCTTTAAGTGTCTTAGTTTGCTTTCCTATTATGGTTTTAGCTTATCTTATATAAACAAAACTGTTCCTGAAAATGTTCATTAGTGTGGCATTGCttgtatttttcaaaattgtcaTATTCAAATTTACCCTATTAAGTTTTAACAACTATTTCAGAAAGCACTTTCTTTAAACAGGTCTAGAAAAACTGAAGCAGACGAGAATAGGCTCTAATAAGCAATAGGAAGGAGATAAAGTGCATTGTCGCAAAGTTAGGAGAAGGAACCAACTTCGGTACCCCATaacaaaattatacaaaatggGTGAATTTTATCCCAGTGCTAGTTAATATACTATACACAGAAAAGAGAATAGGATTAGAAACCTGGCTCTGAAGTTCTCTCCCTATCTGATGCAAAAGTAGAGGATATCCCGCTTTTACTCGTCAATTTCTGCTCATCTTTAACAGGCTTCTTTTCAGCTTTATCTCCAAATATCTTAAACAATTTAAACCCATTTCCTGAAATTCAACAAGAAATACTGAATTTTTTTGACGTGGTATGACCCATAGCCCAGACAATAACTGAAGGTTTCTTGAAACCATTTTGCATGCAATCCCAACAAATTTAGTTACATCTGCATCATGCATTCTCATGATTGATCTATCATGCATGTGACTTCTCATGATTTATCTATCGTGCATGGACTCAGTGGTCACAAAGCTGAGTTACACGCTGTCTAGGTAAATCATCATCCCCCTCCCAAGTTGCAACAGGAAAGTGCACTCACACCACTGGTAGGG
This portion of the Coffea arabica cultivar ET-39 chromosome 2e, Coffea Arabica ET-39 HiFi, whole genome shotgun sequence genome encodes:
- the LOC113729830 gene encoding membrane protein of ER body-like protein isoform X4, producing MAEEEEQKWEQEEELERVEELSSLKLRRSSTARTTSTGASQDTSATASTATCTSTTSQLDGNGNCKTNGRIIEPPSNSVTENEVDLDGSVLDRDKREGPDKIAALFDSVFHNHTRITDAHSRSEPCVYYDKDGGSRANSTFCGDDHVEGNTGVRIYETREGNSGAQKSCDSVIDCRVEGNKKDSSNLTSLQHSPVLYDECSETYKSQEIQEIENDDIDLINGSGLDVTELDVERVLEKQNTHDLYCPNCNSCITRRVILRKRKRQARITSEDVRRKKLETEVESSLTHCSRQGQQATSIEVHTTEENPLDDTSQAAEKYERERETDVFRCLSCFSFFIPTGNGFKLFKIFGDKAEKKPVKDEQKLTSKSGISSTFASDRERTSEPGNVSRSEALTTNSSTSLLASHGNGQDGQSFSMLKDLSTNHGKSIYRSPVAESEEDGDKISPSSKEEILINGKEVLNAGDNCNNTIKNRGDAAKGHFESATGSQPNTLNNSVNSVAYHQSDSSRGHFEAATGSQPNTSNNSIHSVAYHQSDSSKAPIDNVPVTNGESLIIESEQNSSNISVNVAAYHQGDLFKVPTDKIPVMNGVLSPEGPVPGNQPDGLKLLISSPGGSPASEKSRVGQNPDLSTQNNGADGAYLNENSPQTICNNKEETHFGKLFKINKDPAVLSVKGISLNQDIPATIAKDLRKVAAELNSGKDTVIVVESEAISTVASQRQQDLTISEETVTSANLTTNISVTESTGADVRQAYEIEIIRSIVYGGLVESITSLGVVSSAAGGDATTLNILALTLANVIGGLVLIGHNLWDLKKEQVTEQMDRYKELLGSRENFLLHTIVVTLSFVVFGLIPPIVYGFSFLKSGNRELKLLAAAAASLLCILVLATGKEYVRRPPKSYVKTIAYYILLGFMASGISYAVGQLIKSLLEKLHFQSNSPVFQGLSKMMPTAAEWASY